In Patescibacteria group bacterium, a single window of DNA contains:
- a CDS encoding translation initiation factor IF-2, with amino-acid sequence MNTRVPIVTVVGHVDHGKTSLLDAIRKTSVTKREAGGITQSIGASVATTSNDSKITFIDTPGHALFANMRSRGVNMADIAILVVAADDGAQPQTKEAIKLLQESQTPFVVAVTKIDLPTANIEIALQSLEKEGVYFEKRGGDVSYIGVSSKTGEGINELLDLISLVSEVNEIKGNENDPLNGYVIETAKDKRGQLVSIVLKSGKIKIGDEIFANTLKAKVKGLFDDNQKPTKEVIAGYPAQVLGFDELPKVGSIISSEVHEEKKVENKISNNTEAKLKIFVKAKTAGSLEALLANVPAGVQVVASGVGDVIESDIFIAKAGNADIYLFESKFSNQIKKLAETESVKLERYDVIYDLLDKLSEILEKGKEEILGKAEIIASFPFNDKRVAGCKIISGKITKGTSVKLMRGEKELGRVKITSIRKQKVEALEVKQGEECGILMLPQLDFEAHDMLLSVA; translated from the coding sequence ATGAATACAAGAGTTCCCATTGTAACTGTAGTCGGCCATGTCGATCATGGAAAAACTTCACTGCTTGATGCAATACGCAAAACATCTGTAACAAAAAGGGAAGCTGGAGGAATTACACAATCAATTGGAGCAAGCGTAGCTACAACTTCGAACGATTCAAAAATAACTTTTATTGATACTCCAGGGCATGCACTTTTTGCAAACATGAGATCGCGGGGAGTAAATATGGCAGATATTGCGATTTTGGTTGTTGCAGCGGATGACGGAGCGCAACCGCAAACTAAAGAAGCAATAAAGCTTTTACAAGAATCACAAACACCATTTGTGGTTGCTGTAACAAAAATCGATTTACCAACAGCTAATATTGAAATAGCATTGCAATCGCTTGAAAAAGAAGGAGTCTATTTTGAAAAACGCGGAGGAGATGTGAGTTATATTGGCGTTTCTTCGAAGACTGGAGAAGGAATAAATGAACTTTTGGATTTAATCAGTTTAGTAAGTGAAGTAAATGAAATAAAAGGGAACGAAAATGACCCACTTAATGGATATGTAATTGAAACTGCAAAAGATAAAAGAGGACAGCTTGTATCAATTGTTTTAAAGAGCGGAAAAATTAAAATAGGGGATGAAATTTTTGCAAATACTTTAAAAGCAAAAGTAAAAGGTTTATTTGATGACAATCAAAAACCGACTAAAGAAGTGATTGCTGGGTATCCAGCGCAGGTGCTTGGATTTGATGAACTTCCAAAAGTAGGTAGTATTATTTCTTCTGAAGTACATGAAGAAAAGAAAGTTGAAAATAAGATTTCTAATAACACAGAAGCTAAATTAAAAATATTTGTGAAGGCAAAAACGGCAGGAAGCCTTGAGGCACTTCTTGCTAATGTTCCAGCAGGGGTTCAAGTTGTTGCGTCAGGGGTGGGCGATGTTATTGAATCAGATATTTTTATTGCAAAAGCAGGAAACGCTGATATTTATTTGTTTGAATCAAAATTTTCAAATCAAATAAAGAAACTTGCTGAAACAGAAAGCGTTAAATTAGAAAGATATGATGTAATTTACGATTTGCTTGATAAACTTTCTGAAATTTTAGAAAAGGGAAAGGAAGAAATTTTAGGGAAGGCTGAAATAATTGCAAGTTTTCCGTTTAATGATAAAAGAGTTGCCGGATGCAAAATTATAAGCGGGAAAATTACTAAAGGAACAAGCGTGAAACTAATGAGAGGAGAAAAAGAATTAGGGAGAGTCAAGATCACTTCGATAAGAAAACAAAAAGTAGAAGCGCTTGAAGTAAAGCAGGGAGAAGAATGTGGAATCTTAATGCTGCCGCAACTTGATTTTGAGGCTCATGATATGTTACTATCGGTCGCGTAA
- the rpsO gene encoding 30S ribosomal protein S15, translating into MALQIDEKQSIIKKYAREKGDTGSPEVQIALLTSQIEKLVKHLGEHGKDVNSRRGLLSMVAKRRRLLSYLQKRDKERFDKLSQGLGLKKSNKNEEK; encoded by the coding sequence ATGGCATTACAAATAGACGAGAAACAATCTATAATTAAAAAGTACGCTCGAGAAAAAGGCGATACTGGAAGCCCTGAAGTACAAATTGCGTTACTTACTTCTCAGATTGAGAAATTAGTAAAACATTTAGGTGAACATGGAAAAGATGTAAACTCAAGACGCGGCCTTTTATCAATGGTTGCAAAGCGACGCAGACTTTTAAGCTATCTCCAAAAAAGAGATAAAGAGAGATTTGATAAACTCTCACAAGGATTAGGATTAAAGAAATCAAATAAAAATGAAGAAAAATAA
- the nusA gene encoding transcription termination factor NusA codes for MPAQTARTEFAQALKAVATQTGLDADVIIEQVKQAIIAAYKRDAREEGIDTEIKNYDVEIHPVSGEMRIFASDVETGENKEDVTPPGFGRIAAQTAKQVIHQKLREAEHGAVIAQFEGKVGTLVSGMVLRFDGGDVRVEIGKAEGIMPYDKRIPNERLNLNQRLTFLFEEVKETPRGQEIILSRNSEEFVKKLFEREVPEISSGNVQIKAISREAGIRTKIAVYSNQSGVDPVGSCVGQKGVRVQAVTNELGGERIDIIAWTDEEKDFVKASLSPVEVISIKLEKKEKKATVEVAADALSIAIGANGQNVRLASKLTGYEIDIKADETKKAEEVHEELKEEKPKESDEKKEEFLAKEETQEK; via the coding sequence ATGCCAGCACAAACAGCTAGAACAGAATTTGCACAAGCACTTAAAGCAGTTGCTACCCAAACAGGGCTTGATGCAGATGTAATTATTGAACAAGTAAAGCAAGCAATAATTGCTGCATATAAGCGAGATGCAAGAGAAGAAGGAATTGATACAGAAATTAAAAATTATGATGTCGAGATTCATCCAGTAAGCGGTGAAATGAGAATTTTTGCATCAGATGTCGAAACTGGAGAAAACAAAGAAGACGTAACTCCTCCTGGATTTGGACGTATTGCTGCACAAACTGCAAAACAAGTAATTCATCAGAAACTTCGAGAAGCAGAACACGGAGCAGTTATTGCACAATTTGAAGGGAAAGTGGGAACTTTGGTTTCAGGAATGGTTCTTCGCTTTGATGGCGGAGATGTGCGAGTTGAAATTGGGAAAGCTGAAGGAATAATGCCTTATGACAAAAGGATTCCAAACGAAAGATTAAATCTTAACCAAAGATTAACTTTTTTATTTGAAGAAGTAAAAGAAACTCCACGAGGACAAGAAATAATATTATCGCGCAATTCTGAAGAGTTTGTAAAGAAATTATTTGAACGAGAAGTTCCTGAAATCTCCTCAGGCAATGTACAGATAAAAGCAATTTCAAGAGAAGCTGGAATTCGTACTAAAATCGCCGTTTATTCAAATCAAAGCGGCGTTGATCCAGTTGGAAGCTGTGTTGGGCAAAAAGGAGTGCGTGTACAGGCTGTTACAAATGAACTTGGAGGAGAGCGAATTGATATTATAGCTTGGACTGATGAAGAAAAAGATTTTGTAAAAGCATCACTTTCTCCAGTTGAAGTAATTTCAATTAAACTTGAGAAGAAAGAGAAAAAAGCTACTGTTGAAGTAGCTGCCGATGCACTTTCAATTGCAATTGGAGCAAACGGGCAAAATGTACGCCTTGCATCGAAGTTAACTGGATACGAGATAGACATAAAAGCTGACGAAACGAAGAAAGCTGAAGAGGTACATGAAGAGCTAAAAGAAGAAAAACCAAAAGAAAGCGATGAGAAAAAAGAAGAGTTTTTAGCAAAAGAAGAAACTCAAGAGAAATGA
- a CDS encoding ribonuclease J: MSLKFIPISGTTGVTENCYVYESGDSMIVVDCGVGFPEPEMYGVDLIIPDFTYIKENKNKLKGIFITHGHEDHIGALPFLLKDVQAPIYATKLVAAFIQDKFEDYETAAPKVTIIDPEKDVIAAGPFKVSSFRISHSVPDGVGFCIETPEGKAFHVPDYKFDWTPVDGRPFDVQRAAILAAGGNTLMLASDALGATSPGHTESEASLEGKIYNIAEKAKGQIFFTTISSNISRMQQAINVAQKLNRKVVFVGRSIDRKANIAKNLGFLSYPNGLVISAKQAGKLNDKRSLSLRDNQIMYIISGSYGQPGSALYRVALNEHEFLSIAKDDVVIFSSDPAPPGSKTNVDFVVDHIIEDGADVHYYDLQEDLHVSGHGCIEDIKFLFGIIKPKYFVPIGGTIRHNREYARIAEDMGNDIRNVFQLKEGDVLEFINKNAQINGHIPVKSVLVDGLGVGDVGNVVLRDRNVLAREGVAIAIIQVDSATQKIVDAPEIISRGFVFSGKSTGLLQEAGKALMQNLQKKNQMDGKVAKDASVDFLERYFFEKLQRRPMILPVIVEV; encoded by the coding sequence ATGAGTCTTAAATTTATACCAATATCTGGAACAACTGGAGTTACTGAGAACTGCTATGTCTATGAGTCAGGTGACTCAATGATTGTAGTTGACTGCGGAGTTGGTTTTCCAGAACCTGAAATGTACGGAGTTGATTTAATTATTCCGGACTTTACTTATATAAAAGAAAATAAAAATAAATTGAAGGGAATTTTTATTACTCATGGGCATGAAGATCATATTGGTGCTCTCCCCTTTTTACTTAAAGATGTTCAAGCTCCGATTTATGCAACTAAGTTAGTGGCAGCTTTTATTCAAGATAAATTTGAGGACTATGAAACTGCCGCTCCTAAAGTCACAATAATTGATCCGGAGAAAGATGTGATTGCGGCAGGGCCTTTTAAAGTAAGCAGTTTTAGAATTTCACACAGCGTTCCGGACGGCGTTGGTTTTTGTATAGAAACTCCCGAAGGAAAAGCTTTCCATGTACCGGATTATAAATTTGACTGGACCCCAGTTGACGGAAGACCTTTTGATGTACAACGAGCTGCTATTTTGGCTGCGGGAGGAAATACTTTAATGCTTGCATCTGATGCACTTGGAGCGACGAGCCCGGGCCATACTGAAAGCGAAGCTTCGCTTGAGGGGAAAATTTACAATATTGCTGAGAAAGCAAAAGGGCAAATATTTTTTACAACTATTTCTTCAAACATATCGCGCATGCAGCAAGCAATTAATGTGGCACAAAAACTAAACCGTAAAGTTGTTTTTGTGGGACGTTCGATAGATCGAAAAGCAAATATTGCGAAGAACTTAGGGTTTTTGAGTTATCCAAATGGTTTAGTTATAAGTGCCAAGCAGGCAGGAAAGCTAAATGATAAGCGGAGCTTGTCACTTCGTGATAATCAAATAATGTACATAATATCAGGAAGTTATGGGCAGCCAGGAAGTGCACTTTATCGTGTTGCTTTAAATGAGCATGAATTTTTAAGTATTGCTAAAGATGATGTGGTGATATTTTCTTCAGATCCTGCGCCGCCAGGGAGCAAAACAAATGTTGATTTTGTAGTAGATCATATTATCGAAGACGGAGCTGATGTGCATTATTATGATTTACAGGAAGATCTTCATGTATCAGGACACGGGTGTATTGAGGATATTAAATTTTTATTTGGAATAATTAAACCAAAATATTTTGTGCCAATTGGAGGAACGATAAGACATAACAGAGAATATGCTCGAATAGCTGAAGATATGGGAAATGATATTCGTAATGTATTTCAATTAAAAGAAGGAGATGTTTTAGAATTTATAAACAAAAATGCACAAATTAATGGACATATTCCTGTAAAAAGCGTTTTAGTTGACGGACTTGGAGTTGGCGATGTTGGAAATGTAGTACTACGAGACCGCAATGTTTTAGCGAGAGAAGGAGTTGCAATTGCGATAATACAAGTAGACTCTGCTACGCAAAAGATTGTAGATGCACCGGAAATAATTTCAAGAGGATTTGTATTCAGCGGAAAAAGTACTGGGCTACTTCAGGAAGCAGGAAAGGCTCTGATGCAGAATTTACAAAAGAAAAATCAGATGGATGGAAAGGTGGCGAAGGATGCAAGCGTTGATTTTCTTGAAAGATATTTCTTTGAGAAACTGCAGAGAAGGCCAATGATTTTACCTGTGATTGTGGAAGTATGA
- a CDS encoding AAA family ATPase: MALNNSDLNNLEDKINKTYLPEELRSQVNVKLNQLDKLSGTDAFLTEVDRLTSYVDWITSLPWQNRTKDILDLDYAKKVLDSHHYGLGEIKDRIFEYLSVMKLKGADTKDIARAPILCFVGLVGTGKTTIALSIAEAMGRKFARIPFGGMGDPLDLRGQSRLHPEAEPGKIIKALRTCGSKNPVILLDEIDRVTAEGRSSIMGVLVELLDPGQNSAFVDHYIDFPFDLSEVLFIATANNTTNIATAVLDRLEPLQMPSYTDQEKIMIARQYVLPHKMKEAGLTDQQLSFDENVWPQIVRPLGYDGGIRTLERTIDGVVRKVAREIVEGKSQSVTISPTNAKNYLPQ; this comes from the coding sequence ATGGCTCTCAATAATTCTGATTTAAATAATTTAGAAGATAAAATAAATAAAACATATTTACCTGAAGAACTGAGATCTCAAGTAAATGTGAAACTTAATCAACTTGATAAACTTAGTGGAACTGATGCATTTTTAACTGAAGTAGACAGATTAACCAGTTATGTTGATTGGATCACTTCCCTACCTTGGCAAAATCGTACGAAAGATATTTTAGATTTAGATTATGCAAAGAAAGTTTTAGATTCACATCATTATGGCCTTGGAGAAATTAAAGACAGAATTTTTGAATATTTGTCTGTAATGAAACTAAAAGGAGCCGATACGAAAGATATAGCGAGAGCTCCAATTCTTTGCTTTGTGGGACTTGTTGGAACTGGAAAAACGACAATTGCTTTAAGCATTGCTGAAGCTATGGGACGAAAGTTTGCAAGAATTCCCTTTGGAGGAATGGGAGATCCGCTTGATCTTCGCGGACAATCAAGACTTCATCCTGAAGCAGAACCGGGAAAAATTATAAAAGCACTTCGCACTTGCGGCAGTAAGAATCCTGTAATACTTCTTGATGAAATTGATCGTGTAACTGCTGAGGGACGTTCATCGATCATGGGAGTTTTGGTTGAACTTCTTGATCCTGGACAAAATAGTGCATTTGTTGATCATTACATAGATTTCCCATTTGATTTGTCTGAAGTGCTTTTTATTGCAACAGCAAATAATACAACAAATATTGCGACAGCAGTATTGGATCGCCTTGAGCCATTACAAATGCCAAGTTATACAGATCAGGAAAAAATTATGATTGCAAGGCAATATGTCCTTCCGCATAAAATGAAAGAAGCAGGATTAACTGATCAACAGCTTTCGTTTGATGAAAATGTTTGGCCGCAAATTGTAAGACCACTTGGCTATGACGGCGGAATTCGTACACTTGAGAGAACAATTGATGGAGTTGTCCGTAAAGTTGCGAGAGAAATTGTGGAAGGAAAGTCGCAAAGCGTCACGATCTCCCCTACTAATGCCAAGAATTATTTACCACAATGA
- a CDS encoding uracil-DNA glycosylase produces MSKREELTKLREEMLKDDLLPLKNGATNLVFGNGTPNSKILFIGEGPGFNEDQQGLPFVGAAGKLLDKTLESIGLHRKDVFVTNVVHHRPPENRDPLPEELGAYGKYLDKIIEIIKPKVIVTLGRFSMGKFLSEVKISTVHGKEKRIKWHNLNLVVVPMYHPAAALRNGNMMTSFKEDFLKLPKIIEENTKEEMKQDSLI; encoded by the coding sequence ATGAGTAAAAGAGAAGAACTTACTAAACTTCGAGAGGAAATGCTTAAGGATGATCTGCTTCCACTTAAAAATGGCGCGACGAATCTGGTTTTTGGAAACGGCACACCAAACAGCAAAATACTTTTTATTGGCGAGGGGCCAGGGTTTAATGAAGATCAACAAGGATTGCCGTTTGTGGGAGCGGCAGGAAAATTACTTGATAAAACTTTGGAATCTATAGGACTACATAGAAAAGATGTCTTTGTAACAAATGTGGTGCATCACCGGCCGCCGGAAAATCGCGATCCTCTTCCTGAAGAGCTTGGTGCTTATGGAAAATATTTAGATAAAATTATTGAAATAATAAAACCAAAGGTGATTGTGACTTTGGGAAGATTTAGTATGGGGAAATTTTTGTCTGAAGTAAAAATCAGCACTGTTCATGGAAAAGAAAAAAGAATAAAATGGCATAACTTGAATTTAGTTGTGGTGCCGATGTATCATCCTGCAGCAGCACTTCGAAACGGAAATATGATGACAAGCTTTAAAGAAGATTTTTTGAAATTACCAAAAATTATTGAAGAGAATACAAAAGAAGAAATGAAACAAGATAGTTTAATATGA
- a CDS encoding DnaJ C-terminal domain-containing protein: MAANYYDTLGVSKSATAEEIKKAYRKLALEWHPDRHPNDKEAAEKKFKEINEAYQVLSNPQKKQMFDAGADPNARGGGNPFAGGNPFGGNGSYSYTYSTADGQNPFGDFGDPFDIFSQFFGGGNPFGGRQAAKPRYSLTIDFMEAMKGVSRNVEIDGKKRTIKIPAGVNNGNTIDFRDFRVTVNVKPHEMFERDGDDILVNVKIPFSMAILGGEIKVPTIEKEIKIKIRNGTQAGTMMRLHGEGAPRISGRGRGDEYIKINIETPSRLTREQKQIVEEMKREGL, translated from the coding sequence ATGGCTGCTAATTATTACGATACACTTGGGGTATCAAAATCTGCAACAGCAGAAGAAATAAAAAAGGCTTACCGTAAGCTTGCTTTGGAGTGGCATCCTGACCGTCATCCGAATGACAAAGAAGCTGCAGAGAAAAAATTTAAAGAAATAAATGAAGCTTATCAAGTGTTGAGTAATCCACAAAAGAAACAAATGTTTGATGCTGGAGCTGACCCAAATGCACGAGGAGGAGGCAATCCTTTTGCAGGGGGAAATCCTTTTGGGGGAAACGGAAGCTATAGTTATACATATAGTACCGCTGACGGGCAAAACCCTTTTGGAGATTTTGGAGATCCTTTTGATATATTTTCTCAATTTTTTGGAGGGGGAAATCCGTTTGGAGGAAGACAAGCTGCAAAACCTCGCTATTCATTAACAATTGATTTTATGGAAGCAATGAAGGGAGTTTCTAGAAATGTAGAGATTGATGGAAAGAAGAGAACAATTAAAATCCCTGCTGGAGTTAATAATGGGAATACAATTGATTTTCGCGACTTTAGAGTCACAGTGAATGTTAAACCACATGAAATGTTTGAACGAGATGGTGATGATATTTTGGTGAATGTAAAAATTCCTTTTTCGATGGCCATCTTAGGCGGAGAAATAAAAGTGCCAACAATTGAAAAGGAAATAAAAATAAAGATAAGAAATGGAACACAAGCTGGTACCATGATGAGACTGCATGGAGAAGGAGCTCCGAGAATTAGCGGACGAGGGCGAGGAGATGAATATATAAAAATAAATATTGAAACTCCATCGCGTTTAACAAGGGAACAGAAACAAATTGTGGAAGAGATGAAAAGAGAAGGTTTATGA
- the pnp gene encoding polyribonucleotide nucleotidyltransferase has translation MKKNKQSLSAKADNMIEKSIDLGGRKLTLQTGKIAGQADGAVLATYGETVVLATVVSATPKMVVDFLPLTVDYQEKLYAGGRIKGSRWVKRDGKPSDEEILTSRVIDRSIRPLFPKEYRNEVQVIVTVLSVDKENDPKIVGATAVSAALAMSTVPWMGPVAPICVGLKDGQYILNPTDSQMQESSLDLVVSATDKAVVMVEAGAAEVSEEEVQKGIAFAQDEGQVLIKLINEFAKEVGKTKQVVVEHKYDKTIEEKVKKAIGNKFDEIIPEMATKEMAGGMFFELKNAIIDSFEKDSEKIEAAEVYEKLFKKAVREILLSGKRPDGRSHTEIRPIWIEVGVLPRTHGSAIFTRGQTQVLSIATLGTSQVSQLLETAEGEEEKNYMHYYTMAPFTTGETGKVGSPNRREIGHGALAERALQPVVPSMKDFPYTIQVNSEVMSSNGSTSMASTCGSTLALMDAGVPIKSPVSGIAMGLIVEDDKKYAVLTDIIGLEDFNGDMDFKVTGTDKGITALQLDVKTLQLTPKILGEALEQSKAARKEIMDKIKAAIAEPRQSVSKYAPKIKTIKIDPAKIGEVVGSGGKTIKKIVAETGADVKVEDDGSVNISAIDSEAMQKAVDWIEGLVKEVQPGEIYEGEVVRIQPFGAFVQILPGKDGMVHVSDMSENPEEFVDNAESKVKVGDKVKVRVKEVDQMGRINLSMRMDPSTDKQKSDRNGGDRGGRGGFRGGDRRGGFGRRDDRGPRRSFGGQRRDFHRNDRGFSRGRNDGEQGGPHFPASRFVEENK, from the coding sequence ATGAAGAAAAATAAGCAGAGCTTGTCAGCTAAAGCTGATAACATGATAGAAAAGTCCATTGATCTTGGCGGACGAAAACTTACACTTCAAACAGGAAAAATAGCTGGACAAGCTGATGGAGCAGTTCTAGCTACATACGGCGAAACAGTAGTGCTTGCGACTGTAGTATCTGCAACCCCAAAAATGGTTGTAGACTTTTTACCTCTAACAGTTGATTATCAGGAAAAACTTTATGCTGGAGGAAGGATAAAAGGAAGCAGATGGGTAAAACGAGACGGAAAACCATCTGATGAAGAGATTTTAACTTCAAGAGTAATTGATCGTAGCATTAGACCTTTGTTTCCAAAAGAATACCGCAATGAAGTACAGGTTATTGTTACAGTTTTATCAGTAGATAAAGAAAATGATCCAAAAATTGTTGGAGCTACTGCAGTTTCTGCAGCACTTGCGATGAGCACTGTTCCTTGGATGGGGCCAGTTGCTCCAATCTGCGTAGGACTTAAAGATGGACAATACATTTTGAATCCAACAGATTCTCAAATGCAAGAATCAAGTCTTGATCTTGTAGTTTCTGCAACTGACAAAGCAGTTGTAATGGTTGAAGCAGGCGCCGCAGAAGTAAGCGAGGAAGAAGTACAAAAAGGAATTGCTTTTGCACAGGATGAAGGACAAGTTTTAATAAAATTGATAAATGAATTTGCAAAAGAAGTAGGGAAGACAAAACAAGTTGTAGTTGAACATAAATACGATAAAACAATTGAAGAGAAAGTTAAAAAGGCAATTGGAAACAAATTTGATGAAATTATTCCTGAAATGGCCACAAAAGAAATGGCTGGGGGGATGTTTTTTGAACTTAAGAATGCAATAATTGATTCTTTTGAAAAAGATAGCGAAAAAATAGAAGCTGCTGAAGTTTATGAAAAATTATTTAAGAAAGCAGTACGAGAAATTTTACTTTCTGGAAAGCGACCAGACGGACGAAGCCACACAGAAATAAGACCAATTTGGATTGAAGTTGGCGTACTTCCACGAACACACGGATCTGCAATATTTACAAGAGGACAAACACAGGTCCTGTCGATTGCAACTCTTGGAACAAGCCAAGTATCACAACTGCTTGAAACAGCAGAAGGAGAAGAAGAGAAAAATTACATGCATTACTACACAATGGCTCCTTTTACAACTGGAGAGACCGGAAAAGTAGGATCTCCAAACAGACGCGAAATTGGACATGGGGCACTTGCAGAGCGAGCATTGCAACCAGTTGTTCCTTCTATGAAAGATTTTCCATATACAATTCAAGTAAATTCTGAAGTCATGAGCTCAAATGGTTCAACTTCCATGGCAAGCACCTGCGGAAGCACACTTGCTTTGATGGATGCCGGAGTTCCAATAAAATCTCCAGTTTCAGGAATTGCAATGGGTTTAATTGTTGAAGATGATAAAAAATATGCAGTATTAACTGACATTATTGGACTTGAAGATTTTAATGGTGACATGGATTTTAAAGTTACAGGGACTGATAAAGGAATTACTGCACTTCAGCTTGATGTAAAAACTTTACAATTAACTCCTAAAATTTTGGGAGAAGCACTTGAACAATCAAAGGCAGCAAGAAAAGAAATTATGGATAAAATAAAAGCTGCAATTGCAGAACCAAGGCAATCAGTTTCAAAATATGCACCAAAGATAAAGACAATCAAAATTGATCCAGCAAAAATCGGCGAAGTTGTAGGCAGCGGAGGCAAAACAATTAAGAAAATAGTTGCAGAAACTGGAGCTGATGTAAAAGTGGAAGATGATGGAAGCGTAAATATTTCTGCAATTGACAGTGAGGCAATGCAGAAAGCAGTAGATTGGATTGAAGGACTTGTAAAAGAAGTACAACCTGGAGAAATTTATGAAGGAGAAGTAGTTCGTATTCAGCCATTTGGAGCTTTTGTACAAATACTTCCAGGCAAAGACGGCATGGTTCATGTATCTGATATGAGCGAGAATCCAGAAGAATTTGTCGACAATGCTGAAAGCAAAGTAAAAGTAGGAGATAAAGTAAAGGTGAGAGTAAAAGAAGTTGATCAAATGGGCAGAATTAATCTTTCAATGAGAATGGATCCATCGACTGATAAACAAAAATCTGACCGCAACGGCGGAGATCGAGGAGGACGTGGAGGCTTCAGAGGAGGAGACAGACGGGGCGGTTTTGGCAGACGAGATGATCGAGGGCCAAGAAGAAGTTTTGGCGGACAGAGGAGAGATTTTCACAGAAACGATAGAGGATTTTCACGAGGAAGAAATGATGGGGAACAAGGCGGACCTCATTTTCCAGCTAGCAGATTTGTTGAAGAAAACAAATAA